The Methanobacterium aggregans sequence AAGCAGAAGACGGTAAAATTGTTGCTCTTCTTGGACCCAATGGTGCTGGTAAATCAACACTCTTTCTTCACTTCAACGGTATATTGAAACCCACATCCGGGGAGGTTGTGGTTAA is a genomic window containing:
- a CDS encoding ATP-binding cassette domain-containing protein → MNVIETREIIYEYPDGTKALENVNFKAEDGKIVALLGPNGAGKSTLFLHFNGILKPTSGEVVV